A stretch of Campylobacter showae DNA encodes these proteins:
- a CDS encoding restriction endonuclease subunit S, translated as MSEFKNLPSGWKVVRLGEIGKIVNGLTYSPENVSNNGLLVLRSSNINDNSIVLNNDDVYVKGISKFNKTLENDILICVRNGSKNLIGKSALITEKYKDLAFGAFMAIFRSNYNLFLIHIFKTNTFFKQVKNDLGATINSINNGNLLNFKIPLPPLDEQKKIAEILSTWDEAINLTINLIESKKQFKKALMQNLLTAKIRFPQFKDEWKETKLGKILKEHKIKSDNKSEVFSVSVHKGIINQIEHLGRSFSAEDTSNYNLVKPFDLVYTKSPTGDFPFGIIKQNLNPFNVIVSPLYGVFEPINKFLGTLLHYFFESSIRTNNYLKPIIQKGAKNTINISNDTFLSRSILVPINLDEQQKIAEVLMACDDEINLLNLKLENLKKQKQGLMQKLLKGEIRTCYVKKAM; from the coding sequence ATGAGCGAATTTAAAAATTTACCGAGCGGGTGGAAAGTCGTGAGACTCGGGGAAATTGGAAAAATAGTAAACGGGCTAACATATAGTCCTGAAAATGTTTCAAATAATGGATTGTTGGTCTTACGCTCGTCAAACATAAATGATAATTCTATTGTTCTTAATAATGATGATGTATATGTAAAAGGCATATCAAAATTTAATAAAACGCTAGAAAATGATATTTTAATTTGCGTGAGAAATGGTAGTAAAAATTTAATTGGTAAAAGTGCATTAATTACAGAAAAATATAAGGATTTAGCATTTGGTGCGTTTATGGCTATTTTTCGAAGCAACTATAATTTATTCTTGATACATATCTTTAAAACAAATACGTTTTTTAAACAAGTAAAAAACGATCTTGGGGCAACGATAAATTCAATCAATAATGGTAATTTATTAAATTTTAAAATTCCACTTCCGCCATTAGACGAGCAAAAAAAGATAGCGGAAATTTTATCTACTTGGGATGAGGCTATAAATTTAACTATAAATTTGATAGAAAGCAAAAAGCAGTTTAAAAAAGCTCTTATGCAAAATTTACTCACGGCCAAGATCCGCTTTCCCCAGTTCAAAGACGAGTGGAAGGAAACAAAGCTGGGTAAAATTTTAAAAGAGCATAAAATTAAAAGTGATAACAAAAGTGAGGTTTTTTCTGTATCTGTTCATAAGGGGATTATTAACCAAATAGAACATTTGGGACGTAGTTTTTCAGCTGAAGATACATCAAATTATAATTTGGTAAAGCCATTTGATTTGGTGTATACAAAAAGTCCAACGGGGGACTTTCCATTCGGCATTATAAAGCAAAATTTAAACCCTTTTAATGTTATTGTTTCTCCATTGTATGGAGTATTTGAGCCGATAAATAAATTTTTAGGTACTTTATTGCATTACTTTTTTGAATCATCAATAAGGACAAATAACTATTTGAAGCCAATTATACAAAAGGGGGCAAAAAACACCATAAATATTAGTAATGATACTTTTTTATCAAGAAGCATTCTAGTGCCTATAAATTTAGACGAGCAACAAAAAATCGCAGAGGTTTTAATGGCTTGCGATGATGAGATAAATTTACTAAATTTAAAGCTGGAAAATTTGAAAAAACAAAAACAAGGCTTGATGCAAAAACTACTAAAAGGAGAAATAAGAACATGTTATGTGAAAAAAGCAATGTAA
- a CDS encoding HAD family hydrolase, whose amino-acid sequence MAIAYDFDGTLARGNIQENSFIPTTLGIKKEDFWNNVKELSEENNMDEILSYMYLIVTKAYGAGAKITREELSKHGKTVKYFNGVEEFFERINDYAAQKGISIEHYIVSSGTKEMIDGTTIANKFKNIYASSFMYDEYGKPTWPALAINYTTKTQYLYRISKGILNAWDNKLINKYIPENERSILFENMIYIGDGETDVPAMKLLKTNGGTSIAVYDENKETAKTLLEQNRVNYIAKADYTDGSEIDAIIKSTIDRISLNLKNGKLQIYNKQNIVEKNIQKSNNQARNKQYYLSVLKTEGFKLEDTNKTNKIYLKKYSWDDHRYQTSFYIWNNGNYIGTAKIAKLNQNKNEHTADLLEKNFDKLDDDFFSVIRFKKDEIDEETKEALRFLLNDISNTNKYDNNEIVKKSLKRS is encoded by the coding sequence ATGGCAATCGCATATGATTTTGACGGAACACTAGCAAGAGGCAATATACAAGAAAATTCTTTTATACCAACAACGCTAGGTATAAAAAAAGAAGATTTTTGGAACAACGTAAAGGAACTATCTGAAGAAAACAATATGGATGAGATATTGTCATATATGTATTTGATTGTGACAAAAGCATATGGTGCTGGTGCAAAAATTACAAGAGAGGAGCTTAGCAAACACGGTAAAACTGTTAAATACTTTAACGGCGTGGAAGAGTTTTTTGAAAGGATTAATGATTATGCTGCACAAAAGGGGATATCGATTGAGCATTATATAGTATCATCAGGTACCAAAGAAATGATCGATGGAACGACTATAGCGAATAAATTTAAAAATATTTATGCGTCATCATTTATGTATGATGAATACGGCAAACCGACTTGGCCAGCTTTGGCAATTAACTATACGACAAAAACTCAATATTTATACAGGATAAGCAAAGGAATTCTTAACGCTTGGGACAATAAACTAATTAATAAATATATACCAGAGAATGAAAGAAGTATTTTATTTGAGAACATGATATATATAGGTGATGGAGAAACTGATGTTCCAGCTATGAAGTTACTAAAAACTAATGGTGGAACTTCAATTGCTGTTTATGATGAAAATAAAGAGACTGCCAAAACACTTTTGGAGCAAAATAGAGTTAATTATATTGCCAAAGCTGATTATACTGATGGATCGGAGATAGATGCTATTATAAAATCTACGATAGATAGAATTAGTTTAAATTTAAAAAATGGAAAATTGCAAATATATAATAAGCAAAATATTGTAGAAAAAAACATACAAAAATCCAATAATCAAGCAAGGAATAAACAATATTATTTAAGTGTTCTTAAAACGGAAGGATTTAAATTAGAAGATACTAACAAAACAAATAAAATATATTTAAAAAAATATTCATGGGATGACCACAGATATCAAACCTCGTTTTATATATGGAATAATGGAAATTATATTGGAACAGCTAAAATAGCGAAATTAAATCAAAATAAAAATGAGCATACTGCAGATTTACTGGAGAAGAATTTTGATAAGTTAGATGATGATTTTTTCTCTGTTATACGCTTTAAAAAAGATGAGATAGATGAAGAGACTAAAGAGGCATTGAGGTTTTTATTGAATGATATTAGTAATACTAATAAATACGATAATAATGAAATTGTAAAAAAATCTTTAAAGAGAAGTTAG